In Streptococcus respiraculi, one DNA window encodes the following:
- a CDS encoding class II fructose-bisphosphate aldolase, giving the protein MKTSSKHIYQVAKQGGFAIPHANFIDLNSARAFVQTAEKRGLPLLLAYAQSHQSILSLEEAAAIGNVMADSVSVPIVLHLDHGEDFDFIKRAIDLGFTSVMIDASQKSFEENVRLTKEVVEYAHARGVVVEAELGHVGANDTSEAAEVTDSVYTEVKDVQEFVAQTNVDSLAISIGTAHGIYKGVPNINFNRLHEIAELTSVPLVLHGGSSSGDENLGRCAHEGITKINIYTDFIVSAFEAIQDEVPQDYISLKQVADQAMGTMLDHYYDVFGTQAIKE; this is encoded by the coding sequence ATGAAAACAAGTTCGAAACACATATATCAAGTAGCTAAGCAGGGTGGATTTGCCATTCCTCATGCAAATTTTATTGATTTGAATTCTGCGCGGGCCTTTGTCCAAACAGCTGAAAAGCGGGGCTTGCCTCTCTTGCTTGCCTATGCTCAATCTCACCAGTCCATCTTGTCCTTAGAAGAGGCAGCTGCGATTGGAAATGTGATGGCAGATTCGGTCAGCGTGCCGATTGTCCTTCATTTGGATCACGGAGAAGATTTTGATTTTATCAAGCGTGCGATTGATCTTGGTTTTACGTCTGTTATGATTGATGCTTCGCAGAAGTCATTTGAAGAAAATGTGCGTCTGACCAAGGAAGTGGTCGAATATGCCCATGCACGTGGTGTCGTTGTCGAAGCGGAATTGGGACATGTTGGGGCAAATGACACGTCAGAAGCAGCTGAAGTGACAGACTCTGTTTATACAGAAGTGAAGGATGTACAGGAATTTGTTGCCCAGACTAATGTGGACTCTCTTGCTATTTCAATCGGAACGGCTCATGGAATCTATAAAGGTGTACCAAATATCAATTTTAACCGCCTGCATGAAATTGCTGAGTTGACCTCTGTTCCTCTTGTCCTTCATGGTGGTTCGTCATCAGGGGATGAGAATCTCGGTCGTTGTGCCCATGAGGGGATTACCAAAATCAATATCTATACAGACTTTATCGTATCGGCTTTTGAAGCTATTCAAGATGAGGTACCACAAGACTATATCAGTCTCAAACAAGTCGCAGACCAGGCAATGGGTACTATGTTAGACCATTACTATGATGTATTTGGTACGCAAGCAATAAAGGAGTAA
- a CDS encoding triose-phosphate isomerase, translating into MSKVQVKAPFFMFNPKSYLYGEELEGFAKVAEELAVEYPEVSVFITSPFADIRAVARHTNQAIVSAQHIDGIQPGRGMGHVLADSVYAAGARATFLNHAERPLTFDALVKSVERADELGMITIVCANSIKEAKAVATLQPDIILCEPTELIGTGNTSDASYVTATNEAIKAISPNTLVMQAAGISKAEDVYKVIELGADGSGCTSGITEAEQPHDMLREMVKAADTAWREKHENV; encoded by the coding sequence ATGAGTAAAGTTCAAGTAAAAGCACCATTTTTTATGTTTAATCCCAAATCCTATCTTTATGGGGAAGAGTTAGAAGGATTTGCAAAAGTAGCAGAAGAACTAGCAGTTGAATATCCTGAGGTATCTGTCTTTATAACAAGTCCATTTGCAGATATTCGTGCGGTTGCTAGGCATACAAATCAGGCAATTGTATCGGCTCAACATATCGACGGGATTCAACCAGGTCGTGGTATGGGACATGTGTTAGCTGATTCGGTTTATGCAGCAGGAGCAAGAGCTACATTTTTGAATCATGCAGAACGTCCTCTAACATTTGATGCATTGGTTAAATCGGTTGAACGCGCAGACGAATTGGGAATGATAACAATTGTTTGTGCTAATTCAATTAAAGAAGCAAAAGCAGTAGCAACACTACAGCCGGACATCATTCTTTGTGAACCGACAGAGTTGATTGGAACAGGAAACACGAGTGATGCTTCTTATGTTACTGCAACAAATGAAGCAATCAAGGCTATCTCACCGAATACGCTAGTCATGCAGGCAGCAGGTATCAGTAAAGCAGAAGATGTTTATAAAGTCATTGAATTGGGCGCGGATGGTTCTGGCTGCACAAGTGGAATTACAGAAGCAGAACAGCCACATGATATGTTAAGAGAAATGGTTAAAGCAGCGGATACAGCATGGAGAGAAAAGCATGAAAATGTATAA
- a CDS encoding YjbQ family protein has protein sequence MKMYKETFTVETEAGKATYVDITPQLREIVKKSGIENGLLTMISPHTTCAVFFEEFVHDYTDEGDEFLQVDLNHVLEKIIPDHTDADTYIYPGEEHYKCVEAWPNAAEYLPDGDRRALWNGDSHLKATLIGSSQMVDVTAGDLGVGSTGYFYFVDYDKTRERVRKCQVTVFGV, from the coding sequence ATGAAAATGTATAAAGAAACCTTTACAGTAGAAACCGAGGCAGGAAAGGCGACCTATGTCGATATTACGCCACAATTAAGAGAAATTGTCAAAAAAAGTGGGATTGAAAATGGTCTCTTAACCATGATTTCGCCCCATACAACCTGTGCCGTCTTTTTTGAAGAATTTGTTCACGACTATACGGATGAGGGAGACGAATTTCTACAAGTAGACTTGAATCATGTTTTGGAGAAAATTATTCCAGATCACACGGATGCAGATACGTATATCTATCCTGGAGAAGAGCATTACAAGTGTGTTGAGGCTTGGCCCAATGCAGCCGAATATCTACCTGATGGTGATCGGCGAGCTCTATGGAATGGGGATAGTCATCTCAAGGCAACTTTGATTGGATCTAGTCAAATGGTCGATGTGACAGCTGGCGATTTAGGAGTAGGTAGCACAGGTTATTTCTACTTTGTGGACTACGATAAGACTCGTGAACGAGTTCGTAAGTGCCAGGTGACTGTATTTGGAGTATAG
- a CDS encoding PTS ascorbate transporter subunit IIC, giving the protein MEILNNILNWFSQNILQNPAFFVGLLVLLGYALLKKPGHEVFSGFVKATVGYMILNVAAGGLVTTFRPILAALNFKFKIGAAVIDPYFGLAAANTKVQEMFPDFVKAATTALLIGFGVNILLVAFRKITKVRTLFITGHIMVQQAATISLMVLFLIPQLRNGYGITAIGVICGLYWAVSSNMTVEATQRLTGGGGFAIGHQQQFAIWFVDKIAGKLGNKEENLDNLKLPKFLSIFHDTVVASATLMLVFFGGILLVLGPEVMANKEVITSGTPFNPAKQDFYMYIVQTAFTFSVYLFILMQGVRMFVTELTNAFQGISSKLLPGSFPAVDVAASYGFGSPNAVLSGFACGLIGQLITIVLLIVFKNPVLIITGFVPVFFDNAAIAVYADKRGGWKAAVILSFISGVLQVALGAACVALLDLAAYGGYHGNIDFEFPWLGFGYLFKGLGIIGYVLVCLFFLAIPQIQFARAKDKEAYYRGEAQE; this is encoded by the coding sequence ATGGAGATTTTGAATAACATTCTCAATTGGTTCTCGCAAAATATTTTGCAGAATCCAGCCTTCTTCGTCGGACTTTTGGTCCTTTTAGGATATGCACTCTTGAAAAAGCCAGGGCATGAAGTATTTTCGGGCTTTGTCAAAGCTACGGTAGGGTACATGATTTTGAACGTTGCAGCGGGTGGCTTGGTCACAACTTTCCGTCCGATCCTTGCAGCGCTTAACTTCAAGTTTAAGATTGGTGCCGCAGTTATCGACCCATACTTTGGATTGGCGGCAGCTAATACTAAGGTTCAAGAAATGTTTCCTGACTTTGTCAAAGCAGCAACAACAGCGCTTTTGATTGGTTTTGGGGTCAATATCTTGCTCGTTGCCTTCCGTAAAATCACCAAGGTACGGACCTTGTTTATTACTGGTCACATCATGGTGCAACAGGCAGCAACCATCTCACTGATGGTGCTTTTCCTCATTCCTCAATTGAGAAATGGTTATGGGATTACAGCAATCGGGGTCATTTGTGGTCTTTACTGGGCCGTCAGCTCTAATATGACCGTTGAAGCAACGCAACGCTTGACAGGCGGTGGTGGATTTGCCATTGGTCACCAACAACAATTTGCAATCTGGTTTGTCGATAAAATTGCTGGGAAACTTGGTAATAAAGAAGAAAACTTGGACAACTTAAAATTGCCAAAATTCTTGTCGATTTTCCATGATACAGTTGTTGCCTCTGCAACTTTGATGCTCGTCTTCTTTGGTGGCATTCTCTTGGTTTTAGGTCCTGAAGTTATGGCAAATAAAGAAGTCATTACGTCAGGTACACCGTTTAATCCAGCCAAACAAGACTTCTACATGTATATTGTCCAAACAGCCTTTACTTTCTCTGTTTACCTCTTTATCTTGATGCAAGGGGTGCGGATGTTCGTAACCGAATTGACGAATGCCTTCCAAGGTATCTCAAGCAAGCTCCTCCCAGGCTCATTCCCAGCGGTGGACGTTGCAGCTTCTTACGGTTTTGGTTCTCCAAATGCGGTACTTTCAGGATTTGCTTGTGGCTTGATTGGTCAATTGATTACCATTGTTCTGTTGATTGTCTTTAAAAATCCAGTTCTTATTATCACCGGTTTCGTACCAGTATTTTTTGACAATGCTGCGATTGCGGTTTACGCAGACAAGCGCGGTGGTTGGAAAGCAGCGGTCATCCTATCCTTTATTTCAGGTGTGCTTCAAGTAGCACTCGGTGCAGCCTGCGTTGCCCTTCTTGATTTGGCGGCTTATGGTGGTTATCACGGGAATATCGATTTTGAGTTCCCATGGTTAGGATTTGGCTATCTTTTCAAAGGACTTGGTATTATTGGTTATGTCTTGGTGTGCTTGTTCTTCCTTGCTATTCCACAAATCCAATTTGCAAGAGCAAAGGATAAAGAAGCGTACTATCGTGGGGAAGCTCAAGAATAA
- a CDS encoding PTS sugar transporter subunit IIB yields the protein MVKVLTACGNGMGSSMVIKMKVENALRNLGQSDFTVNSCSVGEAKGLAAGYDIVIASVHLIDELQGRTNGKLVGLDNLMDDNEIKAKLQEVL from the coding sequence ATGGTTAAAGTACTAACAGCGTGTGGAAATGGTATGGGATCATCTATGGTGATTAAGATGAAGGTGGAAAATGCTCTTCGTAATCTTGGTCAAAGTGATTTTACAGTGAATTCTTGTAGCGTTGGTGAGGCAAAGGGACTTGCGGCAGGGTATGACATTGTCATCGCCTCTGTTCATCTGATTGATGAATTGCAAGGTCGTACCAATGGAAAATTGGTCGGTCTTGATAACCTGATGGACGACAATGAAATTAAGGCAAAATTGCAAGAAGTTCTGTAG
- a CDS encoding PTS sugar transporter subunit IIA, producing the protein MNLKKAFTENESIRLGLTADTWEEAVRLAVDPLIESGAVKEEYYHAIIESTNEYGPYYILMPGMAMPHARPEAGVMRDAFALITLTKPVVFPDGKEVSVLLTLAATSSDIHTSVAIPQIIALFELENSIERLVNCQSEEEVLAMVEESKNSPYLEGLDLES; encoded by the coding sequence ATGAATTTGAAAAAAGCTTTTACAGAAAACGAGTCGATTCGTCTTGGCTTGACGGCTGATACTTGGGAAGAAGCAGTTCGCTTAGCAGTCGATCCCTTGATTGAAAGCGGAGCGGTCAAAGAAGAATATTATCATGCCATTATCGAATCCACTAACGAATATGGACCTTACTATATCTTGATGCCTGGCATGGCAATGCCACATGCCCGACCAGAAGCAGGTGTGATGCGTGATGCCTTTGCCTTGATTACCTTAACCAAACCAGTTGTCTTTCCAGATGGGAAAGAAGTTAGCGTGCTCTTAACCCTTGCTGCGACCAGTTCAGATATTCATACATCGGTTGCCATTCCACAAATCATCGCACTTTTTGAGTTGGAAAATTCAATCGAGCGCTTGGTGAATTGCCAATCAGAGGAAGAAGTCCTTGCTATGGTGGAAGAGTCTAAGAACAGTCCATATTTGGAGGGACTTGATTTAGAATCATGA